The proteins below come from a single Streptomyces sp. SCSIO 75703 genomic window:
- the lhgO gene encoding L-2-hydroxyglutarate oxidase: MGQRRRLAVVGGGIIGAAVVREVNRRLPDAEVVLFEKERAPAAHQSGHNSGVVHAGLYYEPGGLKARLCRRGVRLLAQYTAERGIPYERCGKVVVALDETERGRLAAIHERARRNGVPGVRLVDGAGLREIEPEARGIAALYSPDTAIVDYAAVTRALVADAERAGTRVRLGVEVVAAGAAPGGGATVRTRQGEERFDHVIACAGLQSDRLARRSGAGPSPSIVPFLGQYLLLEPRFGALTRGLVYPVPDPAYPFLGVHLTKRVDGAMTVGPNAFLSFSREVYRGLGVDVRDTLAVAADPGFWRFAAGNLAGARRELRGVLSTGRFLREAARYVPAVEGAAFTRLPRGIRAQALGRDGRLVDDFVVQHTGPVTHLRNAPSPGATSSLAIAEHIVGHVIERHGLASRGR; the protein is encoded by the coding sequence ATGGGCCAGAGGCGACGTCTCGCGGTCGTCGGCGGCGGCATCATCGGTGCCGCGGTCGTCCGGGAGGTGAACCGGCGGCTGCCGGACGCGGAGGTGGTGCTCTTCGAGAAGGAGCGCGCGCCGGCCGCCCACCAGAGCGGGCACAACTCCGGTGTCGTGCACGCCGGGCTCTACTACGAACCCGGCGGGCTGAAGGCCCGGCTGTGCCGCCGCGGCGTGCGCCTCCTGGCGCAGTACACGGCCGAGCGAGGCATCCCCTATGAGCGCTGCGGCAAGGTCGTCGTCGCCCTCGACGAGACGGAACGCGGGCGCCTGGCGGCGATCCACGAGCGGGCGAGGCGCAACGGCGTCCCCGGCGTCCGCCTCGTCGACGGGGCCGGACTGCGCGAGATCGAACCGGAGGCACGCGGGATCGCGGCCCTGTACTCGCCGGACACCGCGATCGTCGACTACGCCGCGGTCACCCGCGCGCTCGTCGCCGACGCCGAACGCGCCGGGACGCGGGTCCGGCTCGGCGTCGAGGTCGTCGCCGCCGGGGCGGCGCCCGGCGGGGGCGCCACCGTCCGCACCCGGCAGGGCGAGGAGCGCTTCGACCACGTGATCGCCTGCGCGGGACTCCAGTCCGACCGGCTGGCCCGGCGCTCCGGGGCCGGTCCGTCCCCGTCGATCGTGCCCTTCCTCGGGCAGTACCTGCTCCTCGAACCCCGCTTCGGCGCCCTCACCCGCGGACTGGTCTACCCCGTGCCCGATCCGGCGTACCCGTTCCTCGGCGTCCACCTCACCAAGCGGGTGGACGGCGCGATGACCGTCGGCCCGAACGCCTTCCTGTCCTTCTCCCGGGAGGTCTACCGGGGGCTCGGCGTCGACGTCCGCGACACGCTGGCGGTGGCCGCCGACCCCGGCTTCTGGCGCTTCGCCGCGGGCAACCTCGCCGGGGCCCGGCGCGAACTGCGCGGCGTGCTCTCCACGGGGCGCTTCCTGCGGGAGGCGGCGCGTTACGTCCCCGCCGTCGAGGGGGCCGCCTTCACCCGCCTGCCACGCGGCATCCGCGCCCAGGCCCTCGGGCGCGACGGACGTCTCGTCGACGACTTCGTCGTCCAGCACACCGGGCCGGTCACGCACCTGCGCAACGCCCCGTCGCCCGGGGCGACCTCGTCCCTGGCGATCGCCGAGCACATCGTCGGGCACGTGATCGAGCGGCACGGCCTCGCCTCCCGGGGCCGGTGA
- a CDS encoding polyprenyl synthetase family protein — protein MNEVIFSAAGPPAAAPGAHAAPSAPVPAPATPDGGTAARPAVPDPPPAGRDAAPPAATDVAGRFRRAALRIEEHLARLYPPAPAGAERWMCPRAASGLAPGTADLVARRLHRTLAAPVRHLVDAGGRRWRPGLIAEAIDLLGGDSEHYGPLCAAMEVTHTGSLMVDDVQDGSPLRRGIPAVHSVLGVAAALNAGTNAYFALDRAITLTTAGDPALAGRLREVYLAALRSAHAGQALDIEGHRAEMQHAVATGDAGPVRELVLLTHRLKSGALVAAGCEAAALVTGAGPGARGALADFGEAVGTAYQITDDVADLLGVTRDGAATKRVAEDVRNGKVTMPLALAVPRLPAPRLRELWHLVRDPGAGGRRLDEVRDVLTGCGATDACRREADALLERSWRELEPLLPAGPRARTLRDMAWYTVHGDRVA, from the coding sequence GTGAACGAGGTCATCTTCTCCGCGGCCGGCCCGCCGGCGGCGGCTCCGGGCGCGCACGCGGCCCCCAGTGCCCCGGTCCCCGCCCCGGCCACCCCGGACGGCGGCACGGCGGCCCGCCCGGCCGTCCCGGACCCGCCGCCCGCCGGGAGGGACGCGGCGCCGCCCGCCGCGACGGACGTCGCGGGGCGGTTCCGGCGCGCGGCGCTGCGGATCGAGGAGCACCTCGCCCGCCTCTACCCGCCCGCCCCGGCCGGCGCCGAGCGCTGGATGTGCCCGCGGGCCGCGTCCGGCCTCGCCCCCGGCACCGCCGACCTCGTCGCGCGGCGCCTGCACCGGACGCTCGCCGCCCCGGTGCGGCACCTGGTGGACGCGGGCGGCCGGCGCTGGCGGCCCGGACTGATCGCGGAGGCGATCGACCTGCTCGGCGGGGACAGCGAGCACTACGGCCCGCTGTGCGCGGCGATGGAGGTCACCCACACCGGATCGCTCATGGTCGACGACGTGCAGGACGGCTCCCCGCTGCGGCGCGGCATTCCGGCCGTGCACAGCGTCCTCGGCGTGGCGGCGGCGCTCAACGCCGGGACCAACGCCTACTTCGCCCTGGACCGCGCCATCACGCTGACCACGGCGGGCGACCCCGCGCTGGCCGGGCGGCTCAGGGAGGTGTACCTGGCGGCGCTGCGCTCGGCGCACGCCGGGCAGGCGCTCGACATCGAGGGCCACCGCGCCGAGATGCAGCACGCCGTGGCCACCGGCGACGCCGGCCCGGTCCGGGAGCTGGTGCTGCTGACCCACCGGCTGAAGTCGGGGGCGCTGGTGGCCGCGGGCTGCGAGGCCGCCGCCCTGGTCACCGGCGCCGGCCCCGGGGCGCGCGGGGCGCTGGCCGACTTCGGCGAGGCGGTCGGCACCGCCTACCAGATCACCGACGACGTGGCCGACCTGCTCGGCGTCACCCGGGACGGGGCCGCCACCAAGCGGGTCGCCGAGGACGTGCGCAACGGCAAGGTGACCATGCCGCTCGCCCTGGCCGTCCCCCGGCTGCCCGCCCCGCGGCTGCGGGAGCTGTGGCACCTGGTCCGGGACCCCGGCGCCGGCGGCCGGCGGCTGGACGAGGTGCGCGACGTCCTCACCGGATGCGGCGCCACCGACGCCTGCCGGCGCGAGGCCGACGCCCTGCTGGAGCGGTCCTGGCGGGAACTGGAACCCCTCCTGCCGGCCGGTCCCCGTGCCCGGACCCTGCGCGACATGGCCTGGTACACCGTGCACGGCGACCGGGTCGCCTGA
- a CDS encoding ABC transporter ATP-binding protein, translating into MRASEGEPRLVLSGVAKSYGRRRVLNGVDLTVRAGSLVGVVGENGAGKSTLLRIMVGELTPDGGEVRRGGEVGYCPQETVLNPLLTLAQHLELFRVAYRLPQVTRARELLAEFGCADRLDQRAGTLSGGTRQKLNLVLALMHDPPLLVLDEPYQGFDWDTHQRFWRLARALRDRGQSVVVVSHLVHDLGHFDAVHHLRDGVLHEGVRAA; encoded by the coding sequence GTGCGCGCATCCGAAGGGGAACCGCGGCTGGTGTTGAGCGGGGTGGCGAAGTCCTACGGACGCCGACGCGTCCTGAACGGCGTCGACCTGACGGTCCGGGCGGGCTCGCTCGTCGGCGTCGTCGGCGAGAACGGCGCGGGCAAGAGCACGCTGCTGCGGATCATGGTCGGCGAGCTGACACCCGACGGGGGAGAGGTGCGGCGCGGCGGCGAGGTGGGCTACTGCCCCCAGGAGACGGTCCTGAACCCGCTGCTCACCCTCGCCCAGCACCTCGAACTCTTCCGCGTCGCCTACCGGTTGCCCCAGGTCACGCGGGCGCGGGAACTGCTGGCCGAGTTCGGCTGCGCCGACCGCCTCGACCAGCGCGCCGGCACGCTCTCGGGCGGCACGCGGCAGAAGCTCAACCTCGTCCTCGCGCTCATGCACGACCCGCCCCTGCTCGTGCTGGACGAGCCCTACCAGGGCTTCGACTGGGACACGCACCAGCGGTTCTGGCGGCTCGCCCGCGCCCTGCGCGACCGCGGCCAGTCCGTCGTCGTGGTCTCCCACCTGGTGCACGACCTGGGCCACTTCGACGCGGTCCACCACCTCCGGGACGGCGTCCTGCACGAGGGGGTGCGGGCCGCGTGA
- a CDS encoding TIM barrel protein translates to MPGIAWSTAADQRFTVNLSILFTELPLLERPAAAAAAGFGAVELWWPWVDAPVPERSELDALRGAIEDAGVRLTGLNFYAGRLPGPDRGALSIPGAESERFRANVDVAADFARSLGCTALNALYGNRVAGVDPAEQDALALENLVLAARAADRIGAVLLIEALNGPESPHYPLLSAPAAVDVVEKVDRATGLGNARFLMDLYHLSMNGEDLPKVIDAYVARTGHVQIADDPGRGAPGTGSLPLEELLGRLRAAGYDGWVGLEYKPGDRPSAEAFGWLPADARAPR, encoded by the coding sequence ATGCCCGGTATCGCGTGGAGCACCGCCGCAGACCAGCGCTTCACCGTCAACCTGTCGATACTCTTCACGGAGCTCCCGCTGCTGGAGCGCCCCGCGGCGGCCGCCGCGGCCGGTTTCGGCGCCGTGGAGCTGTGGTGGCCCTGGGTCGACGCCCCGGTCCCCGAGCGGTCGGAACTGGACGCCCTGCGCGGCGCGATCGAGGACGCCGGCGTCCGCCTGACCGGGCTGAACTTCTACGCCGGACGGCTGCCCGGCCCCGACCGGGGCGCGCTGTCGATCCCCGGCGCGGAGTCGGAGCGCTTCCGCGCCAACGTCGACGTCGCCGCCGATTTCGCCCGGTCCCTGGGCTGCACGGCCCTCAACGCCCTCTACGGCAACCGCGTCGCGGGCGTGGACCCGGCCGAGCAGGACGCGCTGGCCCTGGAGAACCTGGTGCTGGCCGCGCGGGCCGCCGACCGGATCGGCGCCGTCCTGCTGATCGAGGCGCTCAACGGGCCCGAGTCGCCGCACTACCCGCTGCTGTCGGCCCCGGCCGCCGTGGACGTCGTCGAGAAGGTCGACCGGGCGACGGGACTCGGCAACGCCCGGTTCCTCATGGACCTCTACCACCTGTCCATGAACGGCGAGGACCTGCCCAAGGTGATCGACGCCTACGTCGCGCGCACCGGGCACGTCCAGATCGCCGACGACCCCGGCCGCGGCGCCCCCGGCACCGGCTCGCTCCCGCTGGAGGAGCTGCTCGGCCGGCTGCGCGCGGCCGGATACGACGGCTGGGTCGGCCTGGAGTACAAGCCGGGCGACCGCCCGAGCGCGGAAGCCTTCGGCTGGCTGCCCGCCGACGCCCGCGCACCCCGCTGA
- a CDS encoding 2-hydroxy-3-oxopropionate reductase has protein sequence MSTLPKVAWIGLGIMGSPMSENLVKAGYPVTGYTLEREKRDRLAAAGGTAAASIAEAVRDADVVITMVPASPQVEAVAYGPDGILENARSGALLIDMSSITPQTSVDLAEAAKAKGIRVLDAPVSGGEAGAIEAVLSIMVGGEQADFDAAKPLLEALGKTIVLCGPHGSGQTVKAANQLIVAVNIQACAEAVVFLEKSGVDLKAALDVLNGGLAGSTVLTRKKDNFLARDFKPGFRIDLHHKDMGIVTDAARTVGAALPVGAVVAQLVASLREQGDGGLDHSALLRAVERLSGAQV, from the coding sequence ATGAGCACCCTCCCCAAGGTCGCCTGGATCGGGCTCGGCATCATGGGCTCCCCCATGTCCGAGAACCTGGTCAAGGCCGGTTACCCGGTCACCGGTTACACGCTGGAGCGGGAGAAGCGGGACCGGCTGGCCGCCGCCGGCGGGACCGCCGCCGCCTCCATCGCCGAGGCGGTACGGGACGCGGACGTCGTGATCACGATGGTGCCCGCCTCCCCCCAGGTCGAGGCCGTCGCCTACGGTCCCGACGGCATCCTGGAGAACGCCCGCTCCGGCGCCCTGCTGATCGACATGTCCTCGATCACGCCGCAGACCTCGGTCGACCTGGCCGAGGCCGCGAAGGCCAAGGGCATCCGCGTCCTGGACGCCCCCGTCTCCGGCGGCGAGGCCGGGGCCATCGAGGCCGTGCTGTCCATCATGGTCGGCGGCGAGCAGGCCGACTTCGACGCGGCGAAGCCGCTCCTGGAAGCGCTCGGCAAGACCATCGTGCTCTGCGGGCCGCACGGCTCGGGGCAGACGGTGAAGGCCGCCAACCAGCTCATCGTCGCCGTGAACATCCAGGCGTGCGCCGAGGCCGTGGTCTTCCTGGAGAAGTCCGGCGTGGACCTCAAGGCCGCGCTCGACGTGCTCAACGGCGGCCTGGCCGGCTCGACCGTGCTGACGCGGAAGAAGGACAACTTCCTCGCCCGCGACTTCAAGCCGGGCTTCCGCATCGACCTGCACCACAAGGACATGGGCATCGTCACCGACGCCGCCCGCACCGTGGGCGCCGCGCTGCCGGTCGGCGCCGTGGTGGCCCAACTGGTCGCCTCCCTGCGCGAACAGGGCGACGGCGGCCTCGACCACTCGGCGCTGCTGCGGGCCGTGGAGCGCCTCTCCGGCGCCCAGGTCTGA